Proteins encoded together in one Amblyomma americanum isolate KBUSLIRL-KWMA chromosome 1, ASM5285725v1, whole genome shotgun sequence window:
- the LOC144114106 gene encoding Golgi-associated plant pathogenesis-related protein 1-like isoform X2, giving the protein MQRVAEMSSGNQSFQQTVTRVDGGVVTTSTRTTQRIIQVSETSGYPSDQFPTGHHVKRTVVTRTIKQHADGTEEVTEDVVTDDGVPRVQDKPKKGLFGFLGGRKDKTRVTIEEAPSDQQATSRLISDRKAPTKPLSDKEFRQDSLKWHNHYRAIHGVPPLKHSDELCRYAQEWADTLAKKDTFCHRPNNKYGENIYMAWSSDPTKEVTGREAVDSWYSEIQQHQFGCEPRSLGSGHFTQVVWKASTELGTARARTATGKLLVVANYNPAGNLIGSFAQNVPPPKK; this is encoded by the exons AGATGTCTTCTGGCAACCAGTCATTCCAGCAAACAGTGACCCGTGTAGATGGA GGCGTGGTTACCACGTCGACCAGGACGACGCAGCGCATCATCCAAGTCTCGGAGACTTCGGGCTACCCGAGCGACCAGTTTCCGACGGGCCACCATGTGAAGAGGACCGTGGTGACGCGCACCATCAAGCAGCACGCAGACGGCACTGAGGAAGTGACCGAGGACGTGGTCACCGACGATGGTGTACCACGCGTCCAGGACAAGCCCAAGAAGGGCCTCTTCGGCTTCCTGGGCGGCAGAAAGGACAAGACCAGGGTCACCATCGAGGAGGCGCCCAGCGACCAACAGGCCACGAGCAGGCTCATCAGCGACCGCAAGGCCCCCACCAAGCCTCTCAGTGACAAGGAGTTCCGGCAAGACAGCCTCAAGTGGCACAACCACTACCGCGCCATCCACGGAGTTCCGCCGCTCAAGCACAGCGATGAG CTGTGCCGATACGCACAGGAGTGGGCTGACACCCTGGCCAAGAAGGACACGTTTTGTCACCGCCCGAACAACAAGTACGGCGAGAACATCTACATGGCTTGGTCATCAGACCCCACCAAGGAGGTGACAG GACGAGAGGCGGTTGATTCGTGGTACAGCGAGATCCAGCAGCACCAGTTCGGCTGCGAGCCACGCAGTCTCGGCTCCGGCCACTTCACGCAAGTCGTCTGGAAGGCCAGCACCGAGCTCGGCACGGCTCGAGCGCGCACGGCCACCGGCAAGCTCCTGGTTGTGGCCAACTACAACCCGGCCGGCAACCTCATCGGCAGCTTCGCTCAGAACGTGCCTCCGCCCAAGAAGTGA
- the LOC144114107 gene encoding Golgi-associated plant pathogenesis-related protein 1-like produces MSSGSQSFQQTVTRVDGGVRTTTTTTTQRVVQVSETSGYPGDRLQTGHHVQRTVVTRTTKEHASGTAEVIEDVVTNDGVLRIQDKPKKGLFGFLGGKKDKTRVTPVDAPSDRKAPTKPLSDKEFRKETLKWHNHYRTIHGVPPLKHSDELCRYAQEWADTLAKKDTFCHRPNNKYGENIYVAWSSDPTKEVTGREVVDSWYSEVQKHQFGCEPRSLGSGHFTQVVWKASTELGTARARTATGKLLVVANYNPAGNLIGSFAQNVPPPKKS; encoded by the exons ATGTCTTCTGGCAGCCAGTCATTCCAGCAAACAGTGACCCGTGTAGATGGG GGCGTGCGCACCACGACTACCACGACAACGCAACGCGTTGTCCAAGTCTCGGAGACTTCGGGCTATCCGGGCGACCGGCTTCAGACAGGCCACCACGTGCAGAGGACCGTGGTGACGCGCACCACCAAGGAACACGCCAGCGGCACTGCGGAGGTTATCGAGGACGTGGTCACCAACGATGGCGTCCTCCGCATCCAAGACAAGCCCAAGAAGGGCCTCTTCGGCTTCCTGGGCGGAAAGAAGGACAAGACCAGGGTCACCCCCGTAGATGCGCCCAGCGACCGCAAGGCCCCGACCAAGCCTCTCAGTGACAAGGAGTTCCGGAAAGAAACTCTCAAGTGGCACAACCACTACCGCACCATCCACGGTGTTCCGCCGCTCAAGCATAGCGATGAG CTGTGCCGATACGCACAGGAGTGGGCTGACACACTGGCCAAGAAGGACACGTTTTGTCACCGCCCGAACAACAAGTACGGCGAGAACATCTACGTGGCTTGGTCATCAGACCCCACCAAGGAGGTGACAG GAAGAGAGGTGGTTGATTCGTGGTACAGCGAGGTCCAGAAGCACCAGTTCGGCTGCGAGCCACGCAGTCTCGGCTCCGGCCACTTCACGCAAGTCGTCTGGAAGGCCAGCACCGAGCTCGGCACTGCTCGAGCGCGCACGGCCACCGGAAAGCTGCTCGTGGTGGCCAACTACAACCCGGCCGGCAACCTCATCGGCAGCTTCGCTCAGAACGTGCCTCCGCCCAAGAA ATCTTGA
- the LOC144114106 gene encoding Golgi-associated plant pathogenesis-related protein 1-like isoform X3, with amino-acid sequence MSSGNQSFQQTVTRVDGGVVTTSTRTTQRIIQVSETSGYPSDQFPTGHHVKRTVVTRTIKQHADGTEEVTEDVVTDDGVPRVQDKPKKGLFGFLGGRKDKTRVTIEEAPSDQQATSRLISDRKAPTKPLSDKEFRQDSLKWHNHYRAIHGVPPLKHSDELCRYAQEWADTLAKKDTFCHRPNNKYGENIYMAWSSDPTKEVTGREAVDSWYSEIQQHQFGCEPRSLGSGHFTQVVWKASTELGTARARTATGKLLVVANYNPAGNLIGSFAQNVPPPKK; translated from the exons ATGTCTTCTGGCAACCAGTCATTCCAGCAAACAGTGACCCGTGTAGATGGA GGCGTGGTTACCACGTCGACCAGGACGACGCAGCGCATCATCCAAGTCTCGGAGACTTCGGGCTACCCGAGCGACCAGTTTCCGACGGGCCACCATGTGAAGAGGACCGTGGTGACGCGCACCATCAAGCAGCACGCAGACGGCACTGAGGAAGTGACCGAGGACGTGGTCACCGACGATGGTGTACCACGCGTCCAGGACAAGCCCAAGAAGGGCCTCTTCGGCTTCCTGGGCGGCAGAAAGGACAAGACCAGGGTCACCATCGAGGAGGCGCCCAGCGACCAACAGGCCACGAGCAGGCTCATCAGCGACCGCAAGGCCCCCACCAAGCCTCTCAGTGACAAGGAGTTCCGGCAAGACAGCCTCAAGTGGCACAACCACTACCGCGCCATCCACGGAGTTCCGCCGCTCAAGCACAGCGATGAG CTGTGCCGATACGCACAGGAGTGGGCTGACACCCTGGCCAAGAAGGACACGTTTTGTCACCGCCCGAACAACAAGTACGGCGAGAACATCTACATGGCTTGGTCATCAGACCCCACCAAGGAGGTGACAG GACGAGAGGCGGTTGATTCGTGGTACAGCGAGATCCAGCAGCACCAGTTCGGCTGCGAGCCACGCAGTCTCGGCTCCGGCCACTTCACGCAAGTCGTCTGGAAGGCCAGCACCGAGCTCGGCACGGCTCGAGCGCGCACGGCCACCGGCAAGCTCCTGGTTGTGGCCAACTACAACCCGGCCGGCAACCTCATCGGCAGCTTCGCTCAGAACGTGCCTCCGCCCAAGAAGTGA
- the LOC144114106 gene encoding Golgi-associated plant pathogenesis-related protein 1-like isoform X1, whose translation MGQCCRKEAPRGGQMSSGNQSFQQTVTRVDGGVVTTSTRTTQRIIQVSETSGYPSDQFPTGHHVKRTVVTRTIKQHADGTEEVTEDVVTDDGVPRVQDKPKKGLFGFLGGRKDKTRVTIEEAPSDQQATSRLISDRKAPTKPLSDKEFRQDSLKWHNHYRAIHGVPPLKHSDELCRYAQEWADTLAKKDTFCHRPNNKYGENIYMAWSSDPTKEVTGREAVDSWYSEIQQHQFGCEPRSLGSGHFTQVVWKASTELGTARARTATGKLLVVANYNPAGNLIGSFAQNVPPPKK comes from the exons AGATGTCTTCTGGCAACCAGTCATTCCAGCAAACAGTGACCCGTGTAGATGGA GGCGTGGTTACCACGTCGACCAGGACGACGCAGCGCATCATCCAAGTCTCGGAGACTTCGGGCTACCCGAGCGACCAGTTTCCGACGGGCCACCATGTGAAGAGGACCGTGGTGACGCGCACCATCAAGCAGCACGCAGACGGCACTGAGGAAGTGACCGAGGACGTGGTCACCGACGATGGTGTACCACGCGTCCAGGACAAGCCCAAGAAGGGCCTCTTCGGCTTCCTGGGCGGCAGAAAGGACAAGACCAGGGTCACCATCGAGGAGGCGCCCAGCGACCAACAGGCCACGAGCAGGCTCATCAGCGACCGCAAGGCCCCCACCAAGCCTCTCAGTGACAAGGAGTTCCGGCAAGACAGCCTCAAGTGGCACAACCACTACCGCGCCATCCACGGAGTTCCGCCGCTCAAGCACAGCGATGAG CTGTGCCGATACGCACAGGAGTGGGCTGACACCCTGGCCAAGAAGGACACGTTTTGTCACCGCCCGAACAACAAGTACGGCGAGAACATCTACATGGCTTGGTCATCAGACCCCACCAAGGAGGTGACAG GACGAGAGGCGGTTGATTCGTGGTACAGCGAGATCCAGCAGCACCAGTTCGGCTGCGAGCCACGCAGTCTCGGCTCCGGCCACTTCACGCAAGTCGTCTGGAAGGCCAGCACCGAGCTCGGCACGGCTCGAGCGCGCACGGCCACCGGCAAGCTCCTGGTTGTGGCCAACTACAACCCGGCCGGCAACCTCATCGGCAGCTTCGCTCAGAACGTGCCTCCGCCCAAGAAGTGA